One genomic segment of Vespa crabro chromosome 3, iyVesCrab1.2, whole genome shotgun sequence includes these proteins:
- the LOC124422550 gene encoding glycine-rich cell wall structural protein-like isoform X16, which produces MWEYRAIGLLALLAILVSAHAEVSFLPYAKKIHDPVIITLREKRGAGYGGGSDAYSSASSSANANAYGGANSFASSSAQASAQAGGKSSALSTANANAGAGGYGSGSGGGLGSGGGLGSGGGLGGGGGLGGGSGLGGGHGGGLGGGGCGSGGCGGGSGSGGYGGGGSGGGGYGGGGSGLGGGHGGGGYGGGGSGLGGGSGLGGGHGGGGSGGGGYGGGGSGLGGGHGGGGSGSYGGSGSGGYGGGGSGLGGGHGGGLGGGGCGAGGCGGGSGSGGYGGGGSGAGGYGGGGSGGGGYGGGPVKGTPIGGGYGGGGYGGGSSGSGGYGGGSAGSGGYGGSSGGGHGGGGGLGGGGGHGGGLGGGLGGGLGGGLGGGLGGGLGGGLGGGLGGSGAGGYGGGSGSASASANAQASANAGSSGGGGGCGGSCGGGYGGHGGHGPGTDIFSRIGGIEEGANQSGSVHGAKGVYSSSAANIDSTGKGSYKVSAGKIP; this is translated from the exons ATGTGGGAGTATCGAGCTATCGGCCTTCTGGCCTTGCTGGCCATTCTAGTGTCCGCTCATGCTGAAG TATCGTTTCTTCCTTACGCGAAGAAGATCCATGATCCAGTGATAATTACTCTTCGCGAAAAAAGAGGTGCTGGATACGGCGGAGGTTCCGATGCATACAGTTCAGCAAGCAGTTCTGCCAATGCTAATGCATATGGTGGTGCCAATAGTTTTGCAAGCTCAAGTGCACAAGCCAGTGCACAAGCCGGAGGAAAATCGTCAGCCCTATCCACTGCTAATGCCAACGCTGGAGCAGGTGGATATGGTAGTGGATCAGGTGGTGGATTAGGAAGCGGTGGTGGATTAGGAAGCGGTGGTGGATTAGGAGGCGGTGGTGGATTAGGAGGCGGTAGTGGATTAGGCGGTGGTCACGGAGGAGGATTAGGCGGCGGTGGTTGTGGATCTGGTGGTTGCGGAGGTGGTAGCGGATCGGGTGGATATGGAGGTGGCGGCAGCGGAGGTGGTGGTTATGGAGGCGGAGGAAGCGGATTAGGCGGAGGTCACGGAGGTGGTGGTTATGGAGGCGGAGGAAGCGGATTAGGCGGAGGAAGCGGATTAGGCGGAGGTCACGGAGGTGGTGGTAGCGGAGGTGGTGGTTATGGAG GCGGAGGAAGCGGATTAGGCGGAGGTCACGGAGGTGGCGGAAGCGGTAGTTATGGAGGTAGTGGAAGCGGTGGTTATGGAGGTGGTGGAAGCGGATTAGGCGGTGGTCACGGAGGAGGATTAGGCGGCGGTGGTTGTGGAGCTGGTGGCTGTGGAGGTGGTAGCGGATCCGGTGGATACGGAGGTGGTGGTAGCGGAGCCGGTGGATATGGAGGTGGCGGTAGCGGAGGCGGTGGATACGGAGGTGGTCCTGTAAAAGGTACACCAATTGGTGGAg GTTACGGCGGTGGTGGATATGGAGGTGGAAGTAGTGGCTCCGGTGGATACGGTGGTGGATCTGCAG GTTCTGGTGGATATGGAGGAAGTAGTGGCGGAGGTcatggaggaggtggaggccTCGGCGGTGGAGGTGGACATGGTGGAGGTCTAGGTGGAGGTCTAGGTGGAGGACTTGGCGGAGGTTTAGGTGGAGGACTTGGCGGAGGTTTAGGTGGAGGACTTGGTGGAGGACTAGGTGGAAGTGGCGCAGGTGGATACGgaggtggtagtggtagtgctAGTGCAAGTGCAAATGCACAGGCTAGTGCTAATGCAGGAAGCtctggtggaggtggtggttgCGGCGGAAGCTGCGGTGGAGGCTATGGCGGTCATGGTGGTCATGGTCCTGGTACAGA tATTTTCTCTCGTATTGGTGGCATAGAGGAAGGAGCAAATCAAAGTGGTAGTGTGCACGGTGCAAAAGGTGTTTACAGCAGTAGTGCCGCAAATATTGATTCGACCGGTAAAGGATCCTACAAAGTATCTGCTGGAAAAATCCCATGA
- the LOC124422550 gene encoding glycine-rich cell wall structural protein-like isoform X10, which yields MWEYRAIGLLALLAILVSAHAEVSFLPYAKKIHDPVIITLREKRGAGYGGGSDAYSSASSSANANAYGGANSFASSSAQASAQAGGKSSALSTANANAGAGGYGSGSGGGLGSGGGLGSGGGLGGGGGLGGGSGLGGGHGGGLGGGGCGSGGCGGGSGSGGYGGGGSGGGGYGGGGSGLGGGHGGGGYGGGGSGLGGGSGLGGGHGGGGSGGGGYGGGGSGLGGGSGLGGGSGLGGGHGGGGSGSYGGSGSGGYGGGGSGLGGGHGGGLGGGGCGAGGCGGGSGSGGYGGGGSGAGGYGGGGSGGGGYGGGPVKGTPIGGGYGGGGYGGGSSGSGGYGGGSAGSGGYGGSSGGGHGGGGGLGGGGGHGGGLGGGLGGGLGGGLGGGLGGGLGGGLGGGLGGSGAGGYGGGSGSASASANAQASANAGSSGGGGGCGGSCGGGYGGHGGHGPGTDIFSRIGGIEEGANQSGSVHGAKGVYSSSAANIDSTGKGSYKVSAGKIP from the exons ATGTGGGAGTATCGAGCTATCGGCCTTCTGGCCTTGCTGGCCATTCTAGTGTCCGCTCATGCTGAAG TATCGTTTCTTCCTTACGCGAAGAAGATCCATGATCCAGTGATAATTACTCTTCGCGAAAAAAGAGGTGCTGGATACGGCGGAGGTTCCGATGCATACAGTTCAGCAAGCAGTTCTGCCAATGCTAATGCATATGGTGGTGCCAATAGTTTTGCAAGCTCAAGTGCACAAGCCAGTGCACAAGCCGGAGGAAAATCGTCAGCCCTATCCACTGCTAATGCCAACGCTGGAGCAGGTGGATATGGTAGTGGATCAGGTGGTGGATTAGGAAGCGGTGGTGGATTAGGAAGCGGTGGTGGATTAGGAGGCGGTGGTGGATTAGGAGGCGGTAGTGGATTAGGCGGTGGTCACGGAGGAGGATTAGGCGGCGGTGGTTGTGGATCTGGTGGTTGCGGAGGTGGTAGCGGATCGGGTGGATATGGAGGTGGCGGCAGCGGAGGTGGTGGTTATGGAGGCGGAGGAAGCGGATTAGGCGGAGGTCACGGAGGTGGTGGTTATGGAGGCGGAGGAAGCGGATTAGGCGGAGGAAGCGGATTAGGCGGAGGTCACGGAGGTGGTGGTAGCGGAGGTGGTGGTTATGGAGGCGGAGGAAGTGGATTAGGCGGAGGAAGCGGATTAG GCGGAGGAAGCGGATTAGGCGGAGGTCACGGAGGTGGCGGAAGCGGTAGTTATGGAGGTAGTGGAAGCGGTGGTTATGGAGGTGGTGGAAGCGGATTAGGCGGTGGTCACGGAGGAGGATTAGGCGGCGGTGGTTGTGGAGCTGGTGGCTGTGGAGGTGGTAGCGGATCCGGTGGATACGGAGGTGGTGGTAGCGGAGCCGGTGGATATGGAGGTGGCGGTAGCGGAGGCGGTGGATACGGAGGTGGTCCTGTAAAAGGTACACCAATTGGTGGAg GTTACGGCGGTGGTGGATATGGAGGTGGAAGTAGTGGCTCCGGTGGATACGGTGGTGGATCTGCAG GTTCTGGTGGATATGGAGGAAGTAGTGGCGGAGGTcatggaggaggtggaggccTCGGCGGTGGAGGTGGACATGGTGGAGGTCTAGGTGGAGGTCTAGGTGGAGGACTTGGCGGAGGTTTAGGTGGAGGACTTGGCGGAGGTTTAGGTGGAGGACTTGGTGGAGGACTAGGTGGAAGTGGCGCAGGTGGATACGgaggtggtagtggtagtgctAGTGCAAGTGCAAATGCACAGGCTAGTGCTAATGCAGGAAGCtctggtggaggtggtggttgCGGCGGAAGCTGCGGTGGAGGCTATGGCGGTCATGGTGGTCATGGTCCTGGTACAGA tATTTTCTCTCGTATTGGTGGCATAGAGGAAGGAGCAAATCAAAGTGGTAGTGTGCACGGTGCAAAAGGTGTTTACAGCAGTAGTGCCGCAAATATTGATTCGACCGGTAAAGGATCCTACAAAGTATCTGCTGGAAAAATCCCATGA
- the LOC124422550 gene encoding glycine-rich cell wall structural protein-like isoform X4, with translation MWEYRAIGLLALLAILVSAHAEVSFLPYAKKIHDPVIITLREKRGAGYGGGSDAYSSASSSANANAYGGANSFASSSAQASAQAGGKSSALSTANANAGAGGYGSGSGGGLGSGGGLGSGGGLGGGGGLGGGSGLGGGHGGGLGGGGCGSGGCGGGSGSGGYGGGGSGGGGYGGGGSGLGGGHGGGGYGGGGSGLGGGSGLGGGHGGGGSGGGGYGGGGSGLGGGSGLGGGHGGGGYGGGGSGLGGGHGGGGSGSYGGSGSGGYGGGGSGLGGGHGGGLGGGGCGAGGCGGGSGSGGYGGGGSGAGGYGGGGSGGGGYGGGPVKGTPIGGGYGGGGYGGGSSGSGGYGGGSAGSGGYGGSSGGGHGGGGGLGGGGGHGGGLGGGLGGGLGGGLGGGLGGGLGGGLGGGLGGSGAGGYGGGSGSASASANAQASANAGSSGGGGGCGGSCGGGYGGHGGHGPGTDIFSRIGGIEEGANQSGSVHGAKGVYSSSAANIDSTGKGSYKVSAGKIP, from the exons ATGTGGGAGTATCGAGCTATCGGCCTTCTGGCCTTGCTGGCCATTCTAGTGTCCGCTCATGCTGAAG TATCGTTTCTTCCTTACGCGAAGAAGATCCATGATCCAGTGATAATTACTCTTCGCGAAAAAAGAGGTGCTGGATACGGCGGAGGTTCCGATGCATACAGTTCAGCAAGCAGTTCTGCCAATGCTAATGCATATGGTGGTGCCAATAGTTTTGCAAGCTCAAGTGCACAAGCCAGTGCACAAGCCGGAGGAAAATCGTCAGCCCTATCCACTGCTAATGCCAACGCTGGAGCAGGTGGATATGGTAGTGGATCAGGTGGTGGATTAGGAAGCGGTGGTGGATTAGGAAGCGGTGGTGGATTAGGAGGCGGTGGTGGATTAGGAGGCGGTAGTGGATTAGGCGGTGGTCACGGAGGAGGATTAGGCGGCGGTGGTTGTGGATCTGGTGGTTGCGGAGGTGGTAGCGGATCGGGTGGATATGGAGGTGGCGGCAGCGGAGGTGGTGGTTATGGAGGCGGAGGAAGCGGATTAGGCGGAGGTCACGGAGGTGGTGGTTATGGAGGCGGAGGAAGCGGATTAGGCGGAGGAAGCGGATTAGGCGGAGGTCACGGAGGTGGTGGTAGCGGAGGTGGTGGTTATGGAGGCGGAGGAAGTGGATTAGGCGGAGGAAGCGGATTAG GCGGAGGTCACGGAG GTGGTGGTTATGGAGGCGGAGGAAGCGGATTAGGCGGAGGTCACGGAGGTGGCGGAAGCGGTAGTTATGGAGGTAGTGGAAGCGGTGGTTATGGAGGTGGTGGAAGCGGATTAGGCGGTGGTCACGGAGGAGGATTAGGCGGCGGTGGTTGTGGAGCTGGTGGCTGTGGAGGTGGTAGCGGATCCGGTGGATACGGAGGTGGTGGTAGCGGAGCCGGTGGATATGGAGGTGGCGGTAGCGGAGGCGGTGGATACGGAGGTGGTCCTGTAAAAGGTACACCAATTGGTGGAg GTTACGGCGGTGGTGGATATGGAGGTGGAAGTAGTGGCTCCGGTGGATACGGTGGTGGATCTGCAG GTTCTGGTGGATATGGAGGAAGTAGTGGCGGAGGTcatggaggaggtggaggccTCGGCGGTGGAGGTGGACATGGTGGAGGTCTAGGTGGAGGTCTAGGTGGAGGACTTGGCGGAGGTTTAGGTGGAGGACTTGGCGGAGGTTTAGGTGGAGGACTTGGTGGAGGACTAGGTGGAAGTGGCGCAGGTGGATACGgaggtggtagtggtagtgctAGTGCAAGTGCAAATGCACAGGCTAGTGCTAATGCAGGAAGCtctggtggaggtggtggttgCGGCGGAAGCTGCGGTGGAGGCTATGGCGGTCATGGTGGTCATGGTCCTGGTACAGA tATTTTCTCTCGTATTGGTGGCATAGAGGAAGGAGCAAATCAAAGTGGTAGTGTGCACGGTGCAAAAGGTGTTTACAGCAGTAGTGCCGCAAATATTGATTCGACCGGTAAAGGATCCTACAAAGTATCTGCTGGAAAAATCCCATGA
- the LOC124422550 gene encoding glycine-rich cell wall structural protein-like isoform X9, giving the protein MWEYRAIGLLALLAILVSAHAEVSFLPYAKKIHDPVIITLREKRGAGYGGGSDAYSSASSSANANAYGGANSFASSSAQASAQAGGKSSALSTANANAGAGGYGSGSGGGLGSGGGLGSGGGLGGGGGLGGGSGLGGGHGGGLGGGGCGSGGCGGGSGSGGYGGGGSGGGGYGGGGSGLGGGHGGGGYGGGGSGLGGGSGLGGGHGGGGSGGGGYGGGGSGLGGGHGGGGYGGGGSGLGGGHGGGGSGSYGGSGSGGYGGGGSGLGGGHGGGLGGGGCGAGGCGGGSGSGGYGGGGSGAGGYGGGGSGGGGYGGGPVKGTPIGGGYGGGGYGGGSSGSGGYGGGSAGSGGYGGSSGGGHGGGGGLGGGGGHGGGLGGGLGGGLGGGLGGGLGGGLGGGLGGGLGGSGAGGYGGGSGSASASANAQASANAGSSGGGGGCGGSCGGGYGGHGGHGPGTDIFSRIGGIEEGANQSGSVHGAKGVYSSSAANIDSTGKGSYKVSAGKIP; this is encoded by the exons ATGTGGGAGTATCGAGCTATCGGCCTTCTGGCCTTGCTGGCCATTCTAGTGTCCGCTCATGCTGAAG TATCGTTTCTTCCTTACGCGAAGAAGATCCATGATCCAGTGATAATTACTCTTCGCGAAAAAAGAGGTGCTGGATACGGCGGAGGTTCCGATGCATACAGTTCAGCAAGCAGTTCTGCCAATGCTAATGCATATGGTGGTGCCAATAGTTTTGCAAGCTCAAGTGCACAAGCCAGTGCACAAGCCGGAGGAAAATCGTCAGCCCTATCCACTGCTAATGCCAACGCTGGAGCAGGTGGATATGGTAGTGGATCAGGTGGTGGATTAGGAAGCGGTGGTGGATTAGGAAGCGGTGGTGGATTAGGAGGCGGTGGTGGATTAGGAGGCGGTAGTGGATTAGGCGGTGGTCACGGAGGAGGATTAGGCGGCGGTGGTTGTGGATCTGGTGGTTGCGGAGGTGGTAGCGGATCGGGTGGATATGGAGGTGGCGGCAGCGGAGGTGGTGGTTATGGAGGCGGAGGAAGCGGATTAGGCGGAGGTCACGGAGGTGGTGGTTATGGAGGCGGAGGAAGCGGATTAGGCGGAGGAAGCGGATTAGGCGGAGGTCACGGAGGTGGTGGTAGCGGAGGTGGTGGTTATGGAG GCGGAGGAAGCGGATTAGGCGGAGGTCACGGAG GTGGTGGTTATGGAGGCGGAGGAAGCGGATTAGGCGGAGGTCACGGAGGTGGCGGAAGCGGTAGTTATGGAGGTAGTGGAAGCGGTGGTTATGGAGGTGGTGGAAGCGGATTAGGCGGTGGTCACGGAGGAGGATTAGGCGGCGGTGGTTGTGGAGCTGGTGGCTGTGGAGGTGGTAGCGGATCCGGTGGATACGGAGGTGGTGGTAGCGGAGCCGGTGGATATGGAGGTGGCGGTAGCGGAGGCGGTGGATACGGAGGTGGTCCTGTAAAAGGTACACCAATTGGTGGAg GTTACGGCGGTGGTGGATATGGAGGTGGAAGTAGTGGCTCCGGTGGATACGGTGGTGGATCTGCAG GTTCTGGTGGATATGGAGGAAGTAGTGGCGGAGGTcatggaggaggtggaggccTCGGCGGTGGAGGTGGACATGGTGGAGGTCTAGGTGGAGGTCTAGGTGGAGGACTTGGCGGAGGTTTAGGTGGAGGACTTGGCGGAGGTTTAGGTGGAGGACTTGGTGGAGGACTAGGTGGAAGTGGCGCAGGTGGATACGgaggtggtagtggtagtgctAGTGCAAGTGCAAATGCACAGGCTAGTGCTAATGCAGGAAGCtctggtggaggtggtggttgCGGCGGAAGCTGCGGTGGAGGCTATGGCGGTCATGGTGGTCATGGTCCTGGTACAGA tATTTTCTCTCGTATTGGTGGCATAGAGGAAGGAGCAAATCAAAGTGGTAGTGTGCACGGTGCAAAAGGTGTTTACAGCAGTAGTGCCGCAAATATTGATTCGACCGGTAAAGGATCCTACAAAGTATCTGCTGGAAAAATCCCATGA
- the LOC124422550 gene encoding glycine-rich cell wall structural protein-like isoform X11: MWEYRAIGLLALLAILVSAHAEVSFLPYAKKIHDPVIITLREKRGAGYGGGSDAYSSASSSANANAYGGANSFASSSAQASAQAGGKSSALSTANANAGAGGYGSGSGGGLGSGGGLGSGGGLGGGGGLGGGSGLGGGHGGGLGGGGCGSGGCGGGSGSGGYGGGGSGGGGYGGGGSGLGGGHGGGGYGGGGSGLGGGSGLGGGHGGGGSGGGGYGGGGSGLGGGSGLGGGSGLGGGSGLGGGHGGGGYGGGGSGLGGGHGGGGSGSYGGSGSGGYGGGGSGLGGGHGGGLGGGGCGAGGCGGGSGSGGYGGGGSGAGGYGGGGSGGGGYGGGPVKGTPIGGGSGGYGGSSGGGHGGGGGLGGGGGHGGGLGGGLGGGLGGGLGGGLGGGLGGGLGGGLGGSGAGGYGGGSGSASASANAQASANAGSSGGGGGCGGSCGGGYGGHGGHGPGTDIFSRIGGIEEGANQSGSVHGAKGVYSSSAANIDSTGKGSYKVSAGKIP; this comes from the exons ATGTGGGAGTATCGAGCTATCGGCCTTCTGGCCTTGCTGGCCATTCTAGTGTCCGCTCATGCTGAAG TATCGTTTCTTCCTTACGCGAAGAAGATCCATGATCCAGTGATAATTACTCTTCGCGAAAAAAGAGGTGCTGGATACGGCGGAGGTTCCGATGCATACAGTTCAGCAAGCAGTTCTGCCAATGCTAATGCATATGGTGGTGCCAATAGTTTTGCAAGCTCAAGTGCACAAGCCAGTGCACAAGCCGGAGGAAAATCGTCAGCCCTATCCACTGCTAATGCCAACGCTGGAGCAGGTGGATATGGTAGTGGATCAGGTGGTGGATTAGGAAGCGGTGGTGGATTAGGAAGCGGTGGTGGATTAGGAGGCGGTGGTGGATTAGGAGGCGGTAGTGGATTAGGCGGTGGTCACGGAGGAGGATTAGGCGGCGGTGGTTGTGGATCTGGTGGTTGCGGAGGTGGTAGCGGATCGGGTGGATATGGAGGTGGCGGCAGCGGAGGTGGTGGTTATGGAGGCGGAGGAAGCGGATTAGGCGGAGGTCACGGAGGTGGTGGTTATGGAGGCGGAGGAAGCGGATTAGGCGGAGGAAGCGGATTAGGCGGAGGTCACGGAGGTGGTGGTAGCGGAGGTGGTGGTTATGGAGGCGGAGGAAGTGGATTAGGCGGAGGAAGCGGATTAGGCGGAGGAAGCGGATTAGGCGGAGGAAGCGGATTAGGCGGAGGTCACGGAG GTGGTGGTTATGGAGGCGGAGGAAGCGGATTAGGCGGAGGTCACGGAGGTGGCGGAAGCGGTAGTTATGGAGGTAGTGGAAGCGGTGGTTATGGAGGTGGTGGAAGCGGATTAGGCGGTGGTCACGGAGGAGGATTAGGCGGCGGTGGTTGTGGAGCTGGTGGCTGTGGAGGTGGTAGCGGATCCGGTGGATACGGAGGTGGTGGTAGCGGAGCCGGTGGATATGGAGGTGGCGGTAGCGGAGGCGGTGGATACGGAGGTGGTCCTGTAAAAGGTACACCAATTGGTGGAg GTTCTGGTGGATATGGAGGAAGTAGTGGCGGAGGTcatggaggaggtggaggccTCGGCGGTGGAGGTGGACATGGTGGAGGTCTAGGTGGAGGTCTAGGTGGAGGACTTGGCGGAGGTTTAGGTGGAGGACTTGGCGGAGGTTTAGGTGGAGGACTTGGTGGAGGACTAGGTGGAAGTGGCGCAGGTGGATACGgaggtggtagtggtagtgctAGTGCAAGTGCAAATGCACAGGCTAGTGCTAATGCAGGAAGCtctggtggaggtggtggttgCGGCGGAAGCTGCGGTGGAGGCTATGGCGGTCATGGTGGTCATGGTCCTGGTACAGA tATTTTCTCTCGTATTGGTGGCATAGAGGAAGGAGCAAATCAAAGTGGTAGTGTGCACGGTGCAAAAGGTGTTTACAGCAGTAGTGCCGCAAATATTGATTCGACCGGTAAAGGATCCTACAAAGTATCTGCTGGAAAAATCCCATGA
- the LOC124422550 gene encoding glycine-rich cell wall structural protein-like isoform X15, with translation MWEYRAIGLLALLAILVSAHAEVSFLPYAKKIHDPVIITLREKRGAGYGGGSDAYSSASSSANANAYGGANSFASSSAQASAQAGGKSSALSTANANAGAGGYGSGSGGGLGSGGGLGSGGGLGGGGGLGGGSGLGGGHGGGLGGGGCGSGGCGGGSGSGGYGGGGSGGGGYGGGGSGLGGGHGGGGYGGGGSGLGGGSGLGGGHGGGGSGGGGYGGGGSGLGGGHGGGGSGSYGGSGSGGYGGGGSGLGGGHGGGLGGGGCGAGGCGGGSGSGGYGGGGSGAGGYGGGGSGGGGYGGGPVKGTPIGGGYGGGGYGGGSSGSGGYGGGSAGSGGYGGSSGGGHGGGGGLGGGGGHGGGLGGGLGGGLGGGLGGGLGGGLGGGLGGGLGGSGAGGYGGGSGSASASANAQASANAGSSGGGGGCGGSCGGGYGGHGGHGPGTDIFSRIGGIEEGANQSGSVHGAKGVYSSSAANIDSTGKGSYKVSAGKIP, from the exons ATGTGGGAGTATCGAGCTATCGGCCTTCTGGCCTTGCTGGCCATTCTAGTGTCCGCTCATGCTGAAG TATCGTTTCTTCCTTACGCGAAGAAGATCCATGATCCAGTGATAATTACTCTTCGCGAAAAAAGAGGTGCTGGATACGGCGGAGGTTCCGATGCATACAGTTCAGCAAGCAGTTCTGCCAATGCTAATGCATATGGTGGTGCCAATAGTTTTGCAAGCTCAAGTGCACAAGCCAGTGCACAAGCCGGAGGAAAATCGTCAGCCCTATCCACTGCTAATGCCAACGCTGGAGCAGGTGGATATGGTAGTGGATCAGGTGGTGGATTAGGAAGCGGTGGTGGATTAGGAAGCGGTGGTGGATTAGGAGGCGGTGGTGGATTAGGAGGCGGTAGTGGATTAGGCGGTGGTCACGGAGGAGGATTAGGCGGCGGTGGTTGTGGATCTGGTGGTTGCGGAGGTGGTAGCGGATCGGGTGGATATGGAGGTGGCGGCAGCGGAGGTGGTGGTTATGGAGGCGGAGGAAGCGGATTAGGCGGAGGTCACGGAGGTGGTGGTTATGGAGGCGGAGGAAGCGGATTAGGCGGAGGAAGCGGATTAGGCGGAGGTCACGGAGGTGGTGGTAGCGGAGGTGGTGGTTATGGAGGCGGAGGAAGTGGATTAGGCGGAG GTCACGGAGGTGGCGGAAGCGGTAGTTATGGAGGTAGTGGAAGCGGTGGTTATGGAGGTGGTGGAAGCGGATTAGGCGGTGGTCACGGAGGAGGATTAGGCGGCGGTGGTTGTGGAGCTGGTGGCTGTGGAGGTGGTAGCGGATCCGGTGGATACGGAGGTGGTGGTAGCGGAGCCGGTGGATATGGAGGTGGCGGTAGCGGAGGCGGTGGATACGGAGGTGGTCCTGTAAAAGGTACACCAATTGGTGGAg GTTACGGCGGTGGTGGATATGGAGGTGGAAGTAGTGGCTCCGGTGGATACGGTGGTGGATCTGCAG GTTCTGGTGGATATGGAGGAAGTAGTGGCGGAGGTcatggaggaggtggaggccTCGGCGGTGGAGGTGGACATGGTGGAGGTCTAGGTGGAGGTCTAGGTGGAGGACTTGGCGGAGGTTTAGGTGGAGGACTTGGCGGAGGTTTAGGTGGAGGACTTGGTGGAGGACTAGGTGGAAGTGGCGCAGGTGGATACGgaggtggtagtggtagtgctAGTGCAAGTGCAAATGCACAGGCTAGTGCTAATGCAGGAAGCtctggtggaggtggtggttgCGGCGGAAGCTGCGGTGGAGGCTATGGCGGTCATGGTGGTCATGGTCCTGGTACAGA tATTTTCTCTCGTATTGGTGGCATAGAGGAAGGAGCAAATCAAAGTGGTAGTGTGCACGGTGCAAAAGGTGTTTACAGCAGTAGTGCCGCAAATATTGATTCGACCGGTAAAGGATCCTACAAAGTATCTGCTGGAAAAATCCCATGA
- the LOC124422550 gene encoding glycine-rich cell wall structural protein-like isoform X24: protein MWEYRAIGLLALLAILVSAHAEVSFLPYAKKIHDPVIITLREKRGAGYGGGSDAYSSASSSANANAYGGANSFASSSAQASAQAGGKSSALSTANANAGAGGYGSGSGGGLGSGGGLGSGGGLGGGGGLGGGSGLGGGHGGGLGGGGCGSGGCGGGSGSGGYGGGGSGGGGYGGGGSGLGGGHGGGGSGSYGGSGSGGYGGGGSGLGGGHGGGLGGGGCGAGGCGGGSGSGGYGGGGSGAGGYGGGGSGGGGYGGGPVKGTPIGGGYGGGGYGGGSSGSGGYGGGSAGSGGYGGSSGGGHGGGGGLGGGGGHGGGLGGGLGGGLGGGLGGGLGGGLGGGLGGGLGGSGAGGYGGGSGSASASANAQASANAGSSGGGGGCGGSCGGGYGGHGGHGPGTDIFSRIGGIEEGANQSGSVHGAKGVYSSSAANIDSTGKGSYKVSAGKIP from the exons ATGTGGGAGTATCGAGCTATCGGCCTTCTGGCCTTGCTGGCCATTCTAGTGTCCGCTCATGCTGAAG TATCGTTTCTTCCTTACGCGAAGAAGATCCATGATCCAGTGATAATTACTCTTCGCGAAAAAAGAGGTGCTGGATACGGCGGAGGTTCCGATGCATACAGTTCAGCAAGCAGTTCTGCCAATGCTAATGCATATGGTGGTGCCAATAGTTTTGCAAGCTCAAGTGCACAAGCCAGTGCACAAGCCGGAGGAAAATCGTCAGCCCTATCCACTGCTAATGCCAACGCTGGAGCAGGTGGATATGGTAGTGGATCAGGTGGTGGATTAGGAAGCGGTGGTGGATTAGGAAGCGGTGGTGGATTAGGAGGCGGTGGTGGATTAGGAGGCGGTAGTGGATTAGGCGGTGGTCACGGAGGAGGATTAGGCGGCGGTGGTTGTGGATCTGGTGGTTGCGGAGGTGGTAGCGGATCGGGTGGATATGGAGGTGGCGGCAGCGGAGGTGGTGGTTATGGAGGCGGAGGAAGCGGATTAGGCGGAG GTCACGGAGGTGGCGGAAGCGGTAGTTATGGAGGTAGTGGAAGCGGTGGTTATGGAGGTGGTGGAAGCGGATTAGGCGGTGGTCACGGAGGAGGATTAGGCGGCGGTGGTTGTGGAGCTGGTGGCTGTGGAGGTGGTAGCGGATCCGGTGGATACGGAGGTGGTGGTAGCGGAGCCGGTGGATATGGAGGTGGCGGTAGCGGAGGCGGTGGATACGGAGGTGGTCCTGTAAAAGGTACACCAATTGGTGGAg GTTACGGCGGTGGTGGATATGGAGGTGGAAGTAGTGGCTCCGGTGGATACGGTGGTGGATCTGCAG GTTCTGGTGGATATGGAGGAAGTAGTGGCGGAGGTcatggaggaggtggaggccTCGGCGGTGGAGGTGGACATGGTGGAGGTCTAGGTGGAGGTCTAGGTGGAGGACTTGGCGGAGGTTTAGGTGGAGGACTTGGCGGAGGTTTAGGTGGAGGACTTGGTGGAGGACTAGGTGGAAGTGGCGCAGGTGGATACGgaggtggtagtggtagtgctAGTGCAAGTGCAAATGCACAGGCTAGTGCTAATGCAGGAAGCtctggtggaggtggtggttgCGGCGGAAGCTGCGGTGGAGGCTATGGCGGTCATGGTGGTCATGGTCCTGGTACAGA tATTTTCTCTCGTATTGGTGGCATAGAGGAAGGAGCAAATCAAAGTGGTAGTGTGCACGGTGCAAAAGGTGTTTACAGCAGTAGTGCCGCAAATATTGATTCGACCGGTAAAGGATCCTACAAAGTATCTGCTGGAAAAATCCCATGA